In the Limanda limanda chromosome 10, fLimLim1.1, whole genome shotgun sequence genome, one interval contains:
- the LOC133011836 gene encoding neuronal acetylcholine receptor subunit non-alpha-2-like, whose product MKLVVLLLFLPFLLMWTSCPRCLASIAAKNEFMSLAEMEDELLRNLFQGYQRWVRPIQRANDTIRVRLGLKISQLVDVDEKNQLMTTNVWLCQEWFDYKLRWNPDKYGGITTIRVPSENIWLPDIVLYENADGRFEGSLMTKAIVKNTGMVTWTPPASYKSACTMDVTFFPFDRQNCTMKFGSWTYDGHMVDLALMDYQVDRKDFFDNGEWQILNATGARGNRKDGLYSYPFITYSFILKRLPLFYTLFLIFPCLGLSFLTVLVFYLPSDEGEKLSLSTSVLVSLTVFLLVIEEIIPSSSKVIPLIGEYLLFIMIFVTLSIIVTVFVINVHHRSSATYHPMSPWVRNLFLQKLPRLLCMRGHIDRYHYPELAPESPELKTRSGARRAGQRSGAHGTTEGKEDEAWATMMEKAIYSVRYISRHIRKEHFIREVVQDWKFVAQVLDRIFLWAFLSVAILGTIGIFTPALQNFLKIPPPIASENPPSH is encoded by the exons ATGAAGTTGgtggtcctcctcctcttcctccccttcctcctcatgTGGACGTCCTGTCCGCGGTGTCTCGCCAGCATCGCCG CTAAAAATGAGTTTATGTCTTTGGCGGAGATGGAGGACGAGCTGCTGAGGAACCTTTTCCAAGGCTACCAGCGCTGGGTCAGGCCAATCCAACGAGCCAATGACACCATCAGAGTACGTTTAGGACTCAAGATCTCCCAGCTAGTGGATGTG GATGAGAAGAACCAGCTCATGACAACTAATGTTTGGCTGTGTCAG GAATGGTTCGATTACAAGCTGCGATGGAATCCAGACAAATATGGAGGAATCACGACCATCAGAGTTCCCTCTGAAAATATCTGGCTGCCAGACATCGTCCTCTATGAGAA TGCTGATGGGCGTTTCGAGGGCTCCCTCATGACCAAAGCCATTGTCAAGAACACAGGTATGGTCACCTGGACGCCACCTGCCAGTTACAAGTCGGCCTGCACAATGGATGTCACCTTTTTCCCTTTTGACCGCCAGAACTGCACCATGAAGTTTGGCTCCTGGACCTACGATGGCCACATGGTGGATCTGGCTCTGATGGACTACCAGGTAGATCGAAAAGACTTCTTTGACAATGGGGAGTGGCAGATCCTCAATGCCACCGGTGCCAGAGGAAACCGGAAGGATGGCTTGTATTCATACCCCTTCATTACGTACTCTTTTATTCTGAAGAGGCTACCGCTGTTCTACactctcttcctcatcttccccTGTCTGGGTTTGTCCTTTCTGACCGTCTTGGTGTTTTACCTTCCCTCAGACGAAGGAGAGAAGCTGTCACTTTCTACCTCTGTTCTCGTCTCGCTCACTGTGTTCCTCCTGGTCATAGAGGAGatcatcccctcctcctccaaggTGATCCCACTCATTGGAGAGTACCTGCTCTTCATCATGATCTTCGTCACGCTCTCAATCATCGTCACCGTCTTTGTCATCAACGTCCACCACCGCTCCTCTGCAACCTACCACCCCATGTCCCCGTGGGTTCGTAACCTCTTCCTCCAAAAACTCCCGAGGCTGCTCTGCATGCGCGGACACATCGACCGCTACCACTACCCAGAGCTGGCCCCTGAGAGCCCTGAGCTGAAGACTCGCTCTGGAGCTCGGAGAGCCGGGCAGAGGAGCGGCGCCCATGGAACTACTGAGGGGAAGGAGGACGAAGCCTGGGCGACCATGATGGAGAAGGCCATCTACTCAGTGCGgtacatcagcagacacatccGCAAGGAGCACTTCATCCGCGAG GTGGTACAAGACTGGAAGTTTGTGGCCCAGGTGTTAGACAGGATCTTCCTGTGGGCTTTCCTCAGCGTCGCAATACTGGGTACCATCGGCATCTTCACTCCAGCGCTGCAAAATTTCTTGAAAATCCCTCCTCCTATTGCGAGTGAGAATCCACCTTCACACTAG
- the LOC133011782 gene encoding neuronal acetylcholine receptor subunit alpha-3-like isoform X2 has product METNLWLRHVWNDYKLKWLPVEYDGIEFIRVPSNKLWRPDIVLYNNAVGDFLVEDKTKALLKFDGTITWIPPAIFKSSCPMDITYFPFDYQNCSMKFGSWTYDKAKIDLVLIGSKVNLKDFWESGEWEIIDAPGYKHDIKYNCCEEIYPDITYSFYIRRLPLFYTINLIIPCLLISFLTVLVFYLPSDCGEKVTLCISVLLSLTVFLLVITETIPSTSLVIPLIGEYLLFTMIFVTLSIVITVFVLNVHYRTPMTHTMPEWVRAVFLGVLPRVMLMRRPIDQGCSSPATAGTGGGGRGGTSGGRKKRKNSIGSGSGSGSMNCVEHRDMNRDINRRCPYRGKEVPTPVPPPKTPPPPPPQPPQTQGPQESELPKLPRPLNVSSPVNAVVAFSVMSPEIKQAIESVKYIAENMRTRNKAKEVEDDWKYVAMVIDRIFLWVFVTVCVLGTVGLFLQPLISFFN; this is encoded by the exons ATGGAAACCAATCTCTGGCTGAGACAT gTGTGGAACGACTACAAACTGAAATGGCTCCCTGTTGAATACGATGGAATTGAGTTCATACGAGTTCCTTCCAATAAACTCTGGAGGCCGGATATTGTTTTGTACAACAA TGCTGTGGGCGATTTCCTGGTGGAAGACAAAACCAAGGCCCTGCTGAAGTTTGATGGCACCATCACTTGGATTCCTCCGGCTATTTTTAAATCCTCGTGCCCCATGGACATCACCTACTTTCCCTTTGACTACCAGAACTGCTCCATGAAGTTCGGCTCCTGGACCTACGACAAGGCCAAAATCGACCTGGTGCTCATTGGCTCAAAG GTGAATCTGAAGGATTTCTGGGAAAGCGGAGAGTGGGAGATCATCGACGCACCAGGATACAAGCATGACATCAAGTATAACTGCTGCGAGGAGATCTACCCGGACATCACCTACTCCTTCTACATCCGCCGCCTGCCGCTCTTCTACACCATCAACCTCATCATCCCCtgcctcctcatctccttcctcaCAGTGCTGGTCTTCTACCTCCCGTCTGACTGTGGCGAGAAGGTCACCCTCTGcatctctgtcctcctctccctcactgtGTTCCTGCTGGTCATCACCGAGACCATCCCTTCCACCTCACTCGTCATCCCACTGATCGGCGAGTACCTCCTCTTCACCATGATTTTCGTGACGCTCAGCATCGTTATCACCGTCTTTGTCCTGAACGTCCACTACCGCACCCCCATGACTCACACGATGCCAGAGTGGGTGAGGGCTGTGTTCCTCGGGGTGCTGCCCAGGGTGATGCTGATGAGGCGGCCTATCGACCAGGGCTGCTCCTCCCCGGCTACAgcggggacaggaggaggaggacgaggaggcaCCAGTGgggggagaaagaagagaaaaaacagtaTAGGAAGTGGCTCAGGAA gtggCTCCATGAACTGCGTGGAGCACCGCGACATGAACCGGGATATCAACAGGAGATGCCCATACAGAGGCAAGGAGGTACCGACTCCTGTCCCTCCCCCAaagacccctcctcctcctcctccccagccACCCCAAACCCAAGGACCCCAGGAGTCCGAGTTGCCCAAGCTGCCCAGGCCCCTGAATGTCTCGTCACCCGTCAACGCTGTGGTTGCCTTCTCCGTGATGTCGCCAGAGATCAAGCAGGCCATCGAGAGCGTGAAGTACATCGCAGAGAACATGAGAACTCGCAACAAAGCCAAAGAG GTGGAGGACGACTGGAAGTATGTTGCCATGGTCATCGACAGGATCTTCCTGTGGGTttttgtcacagtgtgtgtgctgggaaCTGTGGGACTCTTCCTCCAGCCGCTCATCAGCTTCTTCAATTGA
- the LOC133011401 gene encoding uncharacterized protein C3orf85-like translates to MFGAPFVKEEEAKPFIRLKRQSGYWDPHHSQNQWGYTIQEQGTLCRVVDTHHDENNRLYMEMLRNAQAHLYSQTV, encoded by the exons ATGTTTGGAGCCCCCTTCGTAAAAGAAGAGGAGGCAAAGCCTTTCATCAGACTGAAGAGACAGTCAGGATACTGGGATCCACACCACTCTCAGAACCAGTGGGGTTACACCATTCAAGAACAGGGGACACTTTGCCGTGTTGTGGATACACACCATGA tgaaaacaACAGACTGTATATGGAGATGCTGCGTAATGCTCAGGCTCACCTGTACAGTCAGACAGTTTAA
- the LOC133011782 gene encoding neuronal acetylcholine receptor subunit alpha-3-like isoform X1, which translates to METNLWLRHVWNDYKLKWLPVEYDGIEFIRVPSNKLWRPDIVLYNNAVGDFLVEDKTKALLKFDGTITWIPPAIFKSSCPMDITYFPFDYQNCSMKFGSWTYDKAKIDLVLIGSKVNLKDFWESGEWEIIDAPGYKHDIKYNCCEEIYPDITYSFYIRRLPLFYTINLIIPCLLISFLTVLVFYLPSDCGEKVTLCISVLLSLTVFLLVITETIPSTSLVIPLIGEYLLFTMIFVTLSIVITVFVLNVHYRTPMTHTMPEWVRAVFLGVLPRVMLMRRPIDQGCSSPATAGTGGGGRGGTSGGRKKRKNSIGSGSGSIIVGGITGGVALPPLDGGTVGGGTSSAGGSMNCVEHRDMNRDINRRCPYRGKEVPTPVPPPKTPPPPPPQPPQTQGPQESELPKLPRPLNVSSPVNAVVAFSVMSPEIKQAIESVKYIAENMRTRNKAKEVEDDWKYVAMVIDRIFLWVFVTVCVLGTVGLFLQPLISFFN; encoded by the exons ATGGAAACCAATCTCTGGCTGAGACAT gTGTGGAACGACTACAAACTGAAATGGCTCCCTGTTGAATACGATGGAATTGAGTTCATACGAGTTCCTTCCAATAAACTCTGGAGGCCGGATATTGTTTTGTACAACAA TGCTGTGGGCGATTTCCTGGTGGAAGACAAAACCAAGGCCCTGCTGAAGTTTGATGGCACCATCACTTGGATTCCTCCGGCTATTTTTAAATCCTCGTGCCCCATGGACATCACCTACTTTCCCTTTGACTACCAGAACTGCTCCATGAAGTTCGGCTCCTGGACCTACGACAAGGCCAAAATCGACCTGGTGCTCATTGGCTCAAAG GTGAATCTGAAGGATTTCTGGGAAAGCGGAGAGTGGGAGATCATCGACGCACCAGGATACAAGCATGACATCAAGTATAACTGCTGCGAGGAGATCTACCCGGACATCACCTACTCCTTCTACATCCGCCGCCTGCCGCTCTTCTACACCATCAACCTCATCATCCCCtgcctcctcatctccttcctcaCAGTGCTGGTCTTCTACCTCCCGTCTGACTGTGGCGAGAAGGTCACCCTCTGcatctctgtcctcctctccctcactgtGTTCCTGCTGGTCATCACCGAGACCATCCCTTCCACCTCACTCGTCATCCCACTGATCGGCGAGTACCTCCTCTTCACCATGATTTTCGTGACGCTCAGCATCGTTATCACCGTCTTTGTCCTGAACGTCCACTACCGCACCCCCATGACTCACACGATGCCAGAGTGGGTGAGGGCTGTGTTCCTCGGGGTGCTGCCCAGGGTGATGCTGATGAGGCGGCCTATCGACCAGGGCTGCTCCTCCCCGGCTACAgcggggacaggaggaggaggacgaggaggcaCCAGTGgggggagaaagaagagaaaaaacagtaTAGGAAGTGGCTCAGGAAGTATAATTGTTGGAGGTATCACTGGGGGTGTCGCCTTACCACCTCTGGATGGTGGCACGGTTGGAGGAGGgacctcctcagcaggtggCTCCATGAACTGCGTGGAGCACCGCGACATGAACCGGGATATCAACAGGAGATGCCCATACAGAGGCAAGGAGGTACCGACTCCTGTCCCTCCCCCAaagacccctcctcctcctcctccccagccACCCCAAACCCAAGGACCCCAGGAGTCCGAGTTGCCCAAGCTGCCCAGGCCCCTGAATGTCTCGTCACCCGTCAACGCTGTGGTTGCCTTCTCCGTGATGTCGCCAGAGATCAAGCAGGCCATCGAGAGCGTGAAGTACATCGCAGAGAACATGAGAACTCGCAACAAAGCCAAAGAG GTGGAGGACGACTGGAAGTATGTTGCCATGGTCATCGACAGGATCTTCCTGTGGGTttttgtcacagtgtgtgtgctgggaaCTGTGGGACTCTTCCTCCAGCCGCTCATCAGCTTCTTCAATTGA
- the LOC133011782 gene encoding neuronal acetylcholine receptor subunit alpha-3-like isoform X3: METNLWLRHVWNDYKLKWLPVEYDGIEFIRVPSNKLWRPDIVLYNNAVGDFLVEDKTKALLKFDGTITWIPPAIFKSSCPMDITYFPFDYQNCSMKFGSWTYDKAKIDLVLIGSKVNLKDFWESGEWEIIDAPGYKHDIKYNCCEEIYPDITYSFYIRRLPLFYTINLIIPCLLISFLTVLVFYLPSDCGEKVTLCISVLLSLTVFLLVITETIPSTSLVIPLIGEYLLFTMIFVTLSIVITVFVLNVHYRTPMTHTMPEWVRAVFLGVLPRVMLMRRPIDQGCSSPATAGTGGGGRGGTSGGRKKRKNSIGSGSGSIIVGGITGGVALPPLDGGTESELPKLPRPLNVSSPVNAVVAFSVMSPEIKQAIESVKYIAENMRTRNKAKEVEDDWKYVAMVIDRIFLWVFVTVCVLGTVGLFLQPLISFFN; this comes from the exons ATGGAAACCAATCTCTGGCTGAGACAT gTGTGGAACGACTACAAACTGAAATGGCTCCCTGTTGAATACGATGGAATTGAGTTCATACGAGTTCCTTCCAATAAACTCTGGAGGCCGGATATTGTTTTGTACAACAA TGCTGTGGGCGATTTCCTGGTGGAAGACAAAACCAAGGCCCTGCTGAAGTTTGATGGCACCATCACTTGGATTCCTCCGGCTATTTTTAAATCCTCGTGCCCCATGGACATCACCTACTTTCCCTTTGACTACCAGAACTGCTCCATGAAGTTCGGCTCCTGGACCTACGACAAGGCCAAAATCGACCTGGTGCTCATTGGCTCAAAG GTGAATCTGAAGGATTTCTGGGAAAGCGGAGAGTGGGAGATCATCGACGCACCAGGATACAAGCATGACATCAAGTATAACTGCTGCGAGGAGATCTACCCGGACATCACCTACTCCTTCTACATCCGCCGCCTGCCGCTCTTCTACACCATCAACCTCATCATCCCCtgcctcctcatctccttcctcaCAGTGCTGGTCTTCTACCTCCCGTCTGACTGTGGCGAGAAGGTCACCCTCTGcatctctgtcctcctctccctcactgtGTTCCTGCTGGTCATCACCGAGACCATCCCTTCCACCTCACTCGTCATCCCACTGATCGGCGAGTACCTCCTCTTCACCATGATTTTCGTGACGCTCAGCATCGTTATCACCGTCTTTGTCCTGAACGTCCACTACCGCACCCCCATGACTCACACGATGCCAGAGTGGGTGAGGGCTGTGTTCCTCGGGGTGCTGCCCAGGGTGATGCTGATGAGGCGGCCTATCGACCAGGGCTGCTCCTCCCCGGCTACAgcggggacaggaggaggaggacgaggaggcaCCAGTGgggggagaaagaagagaaaaaacagtaTAGGAAGTGGCTCAGGAAGTATAATTGTTGGAGGTATCACTGGGGGTGTCGCCTTACCACCTCTGGATGGTGGCACG GAGTCCGAGTTGCCCAAGCTGCCCAGGCCCCTGAATGTCTCGTCACCCGTCAACGCTGTGGTTGCCTTCTCCGTGATGTCGCCAGAGATCAAGCAGGCCATCGAGAGCGTGAAGTACATCGCAGAGAACATGAGAACTCGCAACAAAGCCAAAGAG GTGGAGGACGACTGGAAGTATGTTGCCATGGTCATCGACAGGATCTTCCTGTGGGTttttgtcacagtgtgtgtgctgggaaCTGTGGGACTCTTCCTCCAGCCGCTCATCAGCTTCTTCAATTGA